A segment of the Parasphingopyxis algicola genome:
GCTGATCGGCGACGAGAGCCAGTACGGCCCGGGCGATGAAGCGATCGTCTCCGCTTACATCTCGATTGCCGGCGCGGTGGCCGCGGCCGGCGCCTTCTTCCACTGGCGGCGGTTCCGCGTGCCGATCACGATCGCGGCCGGCGCCGGCGCGGTGGTCGCGACGATCATCGGCATCCTCGCCGTGGCGACGGACGGCAACGTCGAGCCCTTCCTGCACCCGTTGCTGTTCGTTTCGGGCCTGGGCGTGTTCGCGCTGGCGATGCGCTGGGACATCAGCGATCCGGTCCGCGAGACGCGGCGCTCGGACGTCGCCTTCTGGCTGCACCTGCTCGCCGCGCCGCTGATCGTCCACCCGATCTTCGCCGAGATCGGCGTGCTCGAGGGCGCGCTGACCGTGGGCGGCGCGGTGCTCGTCATCGGCCTCTATATCGCGATGGGCGGAATCGCGCTGGCGATCGACCGGCGGGCGCTGATGGTGTCGAGCCTGGTCTATGTGCTCTGGGCGCTCAACGGACTGTTCGAGCGGTTCGGCGCGGTCGAGACCAATGTCGCACTCGCGGCGCTGGTGATCGGATCGGCGCTGCTGCTGCTCTCCGCCTTCTGGCACAATGCCCGCGGGCTGGTGGTCAGGCCGCTGCCCGAAGCGATCACGAACCGGCTGCCGGTGATCGGGAAGGAAACGGCGGTGGTTTGACTTGTCAAACTCGACTTAACAGTCGAGTCTGACAAAAAACTCCCGGTGCGGCGCCCGAGCGAATCGAAGGTCTGACAAAAAACACAAAGGAGACTCTAAAAACTACTCGCCGACGATCTTGAGCAGCCGCCGCTCGACGGGGGCCAGAACCGGCGCCAGTTCATGCCCGCGCTTCAGGATCATCCCGGCCTCGTTCAAGAGCGCCCACATGCCTTGCCGGTTGTGCAGGGCGGGGCGCTTCTCGATCCGGTATTCGGGGCGCTCGGCGGTGCGGCGGAAGGCGGAGAAGGAGGCGAAGTCCTTCTCGAAATTCATCGCATAATCGCGCCAGTGCCCGGCCGCGACCATCCGGCCGTACAGATCGAGGATGCGGTTGAGTTCGGTGCGGTCGAAGCCGACCTGGTTGGGCGGGGACTGGCCCGCGGGGCCGCGCCGATCCGGGAACGGGGTAACGGTGCCCATCAGGCGCAATCGCTCTCCTGAACCGGGGCCTCGTCGCCGTCGCGTTCGGCGATCAGCGCATCGATCTGCTTGTGCAGCTGCTCGAGCTCGCATCGCATCAGTTCCAGCTTCTGGGTCGAAGGATCGAACACTTCGCTGCACGGCGTACCATAGGGGACGAAACCTTCGGGCTTGTCCTCGGCGTCCATAAGGGTCGGCTTGGCCGGAATGCCGACCATGACCGCACCGGGCTGGACGTCCTTGGTGACGACGGCATTGGCGCCGATCCGTGCGCCCTTGCCGACGGTGATGGGTCCCAGGATCTGCGCGCCCGAGCCGATGATCACATCGTCCTCGATCGTCGGGTGACGCTTGCCGGGGACGCCGTCGGCCGGGTTCGTGCCGCCGAGCGTGACATTCTGGTAGATAGTGACATTGTCGCCGATCGCGGCGGTTTCGCCGATCACCGTGAAACCGTGGTCGATAAACAGGTGCCGCCCGATCTTCGCACCAGGGTGGATGTCGATCGCGGTCAGGAAGCGCGACCAGTGATTGACGAAACGGGCGAGGAAAAACAGCCTGCCGCGGAACAGGACGTGCGCCAACCGGTGATAGGTAAAGGCCCACACGCCCGGGTAGAGCAACACTTCGATCCGGGAGCGCGGTGCAGGATCGCGGGACCGTATGGAATCGATATAGGCAATCAGTCGGCCAGGCATTTGCTTCTCCCGCGCCAGTGGCGATCCGCAACGTAATAATCATTCAGTGTAAAAAAAACCAGTTCGGCCCGCTATACCCCCCAAAAGGCCAGCTTTCCCATCGATTCATGGTTGATTTCGATAAGTAATCCCTTATTTATCGAATATAACGATAAATTTGAGGGTGCGCATGTCGACCTATCTGCCGACCTTGAAACAGCTGCAATATCTGGTCGCGCTGCGCGATCATGGCCATTTCGGCAAGGCCGCCGAGGCCTGTTTCGTCACGCAGTCGACCCTGTCCGCGGGGCTGCGCGAGCTGGAGTCGCTGATCGGCATCACGCTGGTCGAACGGACGCGGCGCGTCGTACGCTTCACCCCGCTCGGGCTCAGCATCGCCGA
Coding sequences within it:
- a CDS encoding DUF2794 domain-containing protein — encoded protein: MGTVTPFPDRRGPAGQSPPNQVGFDRTELNRILDLYGRMVAAGHWRDYAMNFEKDFASFSAFRRTAERPEYRIEKRPALHNRQGMWALLNEAGMILKRGHELAPVLAPVERRLLKIVGE
- the epsC gene encoding serine O-acetyltransferase EpsC; its protein translation is MPGRLIAYIDSIRSRDPAPRSRIEVLLYPGVWAFTYHRLAHVLFRGRLFFLARFVNHWSRFLTAIDIHPGAKIGRHLFIDHGFTVIGETAAIGDNVTIYQNVTLGGTNPADGVPGKRHPTIEDDVIIGSGAQILGPITVGKGARIGANAVVTKDVQPGAVMVGIPAKPTLMDAEDKPEGFVPYGTPCSEVFDPSTQKLELMRCELEQLHKQIDALIAERDGDEAPVQESDCA